The Oxyura jamaicensis isolate SHBP4307 breed ruddy duck chromosome Z, BPBGC_Ojam_1.0, whole genome shotgun sequence genome window below encodes:
- the FST gene encoding follistatin isoform X1: MLNQRIHPGMLLLLMFLCHFMEDHTAQAGNCWLRQARNGRCQVLYKTDLSKEECCKSGRLTTSWTEEDVNDNTLFKWMIFNGGAPNCIPCKETCENVDCGPGKKCKMNKKNKPRCVCAPDCSNITWKGPVCGLDGKTYRNECALLKARCKEQPELEVQYQGKCKKTCRDVLCPGSSTCVVDQTNNAYCVTCNRICPEPTSPEQYLCGNDGITYASACHLRKATCLLGRSIGLAYEGKCIKAKSCEDIQCSAGKKCLWDFKVGRGRCALCDELCPESKSDEAVCASDNTTYPSECAMKEAACSMGVLLEVKHSGSCNSINEDPEEEEEDEDQDYSFPISSILEW, encoded by the exons CTGGGAACTGCTGGCTCCGGCAGGCAAGGAACGGCCGCTGCCAGGTCCTCTACAAGACCGACCTCAGCAAGGAGGAGTGCTGCAAGAGCGGCCGCCTAACAACCTCGTGGACGGAGGAGGATGTCAACGACAACACGCTCTTCAAGTGGATGATTTTTAATGGGGGAGCCCCCAACTGCATCCCCTGCAAAG AAACGTGTGAGAACGTGGACTGTGGACCCgggaagaaatgtaaaatgaacaaGAAGAACAAACCTCGGTGTGTTTGTGCTCCGGATTGCTCTAATATCACTTGGAAGGGCCCCGTGTGTGGCTTAGATGGGAAAACCTACAGGAACGAGTGTGCCCTTCTCAAAGCCAGATGTAAAGAACAGCCCGAACTTGAAGTCCAGTATCAGGGCAAATGCAAAA AGACCTGTAGGGATGTCTTATGTCCAGGCAGCTCCACGTGCGTGGTGGATCAAACTAACAATGCCTACTGTGTGACGTGTAATCGAATTTGCCCTGAGCCTACCTCCCCTGAGCAGTATCTCTGCGGGAATGACGGCATAACTTACGCCAGTGCCTGCCATCTGAGGAAAGCCACCTGCCTGCTGGGCAGATCCATTGGATTAGCCTACGAAGGAAAATGCATCA aagcaaaGTCCTGTGAAGACATTCAGTGCAGTGCTGGGAAGAAATGCTTGTGGGATTTTAAGGTTGGCAGAGGTCGGTGTGCCCTCTGTGATGAGCTCTGCCCTGAAAGCAAGTCAGACGAGGCAGTCTGTGCCAGCGATAACACAACTTACCCAAGCGAGTGTGCCATGAAAGAGGCAGCCTGCTCCATGGGTGTGCTTCTAGAAGTAAAGCACTCTGGATCTTGCAACT CCATTAATGAAGAcccagaggaagaagaggaagatgaagaccAGGACTACAGCTTTCCTATATCTTCCATTCTAGAGTGGTAA
- the FST gene encoding follistatin isoform X2, with protein sequence MLNQRIHPGMLLLLMFLCHFMEDHTAQAGNCWLRQARNGRCQVLYKTDLSKEECCKSGRLTTSWTEEDVNDNTLFKWMIFNGGAPNCIPCKETCENVDCGPGKKCKMNKKNKPRCVCAPDCSNITWKGPVCGLDGKTYRNECALLKARCKEQPELEVQYQGKCKKTCRDVLCPGSSTCVVDQTNNAYCVTCNRICPEPTSPEQYLCGNDGITYASACHLRKATCLLGRSIGLAYEGKCIKAKSCEDIQCSAGKKCLWDFKVGRGRCALCDELCPESKSDEAVCASDNTTYPSECAMKEAACSMGVLLEVKHSGSCN encoded by the exons CTGGGAACTGCTGGCTCCGGCAGGCAAGGAACGGCCGCTGCCAGGTCCTCTACAAGACCGACCTCAGCAAGGAGGAGTGCTGCAAGAGCGGCCGCCTAACAACCTCGTGGACGGAGGAGGATGTCAACGACAACACGCTCTTCAAGTGGATGATTTTTAATGGGGGAGCCCCCAACTGCATCCCCTGCAAAG AAACGTGTGAGAACGTGGACTGTGGACCCgggaagaaatgtaaaatgaacaaGAAGAACAAACCTCGGTGTGTTTGTGCTCCGGATTGCTCTAATATCACTTGGAAGGGCCCCGTGTGTGGCTTAGATGGGAAAACCTACAGGAACGAGTGTGCCCTTCTCAAAGCCAGATGTAAAGAACAGCCCGAACTTGAAGTCCAGTATCAGGGCAAATGCAAAA AGACCTGTAGGGATGTCTTATGTCCAGGCAGCTCCACGTGCGTGGTGGATCAAACTAACAATGCCTACTGTGTGACGTGTAATCGAATTTGCCCTGAGCCTACCTCCCCTGAGCAGTATCTCTGCGGGAATGACGGCATAACTTACGCCAGTGCCTGCCATCTGAGGAAAGCCACCTGCCTGCTGGGCAGATCCATTGGATTAGCCTACGAAGGAAAATGCATCA aagcaaaGTCCTGTGAAGACATTCAGTGCAGTGCTGGGAAGAAATGCTTGTGGGATTTTAAGGTTGGCAGAGGTCGGTGTGCCCTCTGTGATGAGCTCTGCCCTGAAAGCAAGTCAGACGAGGCAGTCTGTGCCAGCGATAACACAACTTACCCAAGCGAGTGTGCCATGAAAGAGGCAGCCTGCTCCATGGGTGTGCTTCTAGAAGTAAAGCACTCTGGATCTTGCAACT GA